The genomic stretch CCAAAAAGTACCATCTGGGACCCATCGTATTGAGAATGGGAAACGTCTATTCCAGACTGATAGGAATCGAGGATCTGGCGGAGCCGGTGCTGTCTCATCTATGTCAAATCCTCGGAGAGACCGTTTACATAAGCATATGGGAGGGGGATAGAGCATATCCGGCCTGCAAAAAGTGTCGTCCCGGCGGAATCTACGACGCCAACGACTTCATCGGAAAAAGCGTTCCCATAAACGCAGGAGCTTCGGCGAAATTGCTGGCGGCATATCAAGACAGAGACAGGATTAGAAAGCTGCTCGACGAATCGGATCTAAAACCGGTGACACACTACACGGTGACGTCGATCTCGGAAATTCTGGAGGAATACGAGGTCATCAGATCGCAGGGGTATGCGGTGGAAGATCAGAGTTTCAGCCTGGGGGAGTGGTGTCTGTCGGTGCCTATATTCGACAAAAACGGGGAGGTCCACTGTGCTCTATCGGTGGGAGCTCCGAGGGAAACGATCTCGGATGACCTGATACCCATGTGGCTCCAAAGGCTAAAGGACGGAGCGGACGAGATAGGCATGCAGATGCAGTTAAGACGGTGAAGCAGAGGGATCCACAAAAGGGGAAAGAGGTTCAGGTTTCAAATCGAGAAAAAACAGGGAGGAGCGAAAACATGAGAAAGGGTTTTTTAGCGGCAACGTTACTGGGAATCATGGCGACGGTTTTCTGCACCACGGCTATCCCCGGCATGGCCGAGGCCAAGGGGGATAAATTCAAGGTAGCCGGTATATCCGCACCGGAGTACAGAGGTACTAAGTCTCTTTACGCCATCAAAGACAAGTTCGAGGCAGCCACGGATGGGAAGATAGAACTTGACGTATTCCCCGCCAACCAGCTTGGAGACTACACCCAGGTATTCGAGGAGATCCGTCGAGGATCCATCGAGATGGGGCTTATCTTCCTTCCCAGCCAGTTCGACGTGATGCTGGAGGTAGGCTCCCTTCCATTCCTGGCCTCTACGGGAGAGGAGATGAAAAAGCAGCTCTCGCCGGGATCGGTTGTCTACGACATTATAGACAAGTCGCTGGATAAATTGGGAGTCAAGCTTCTAAGGCTCTACGGAGATGGATTCATAGGGGTCGGCATAGCCAAAAAGCCCTCGAACCCCACAGATCCATCTGCCGATAAAGATGCCCTGATAAGGGTCGCCCCTGTAGCGGTCTACAAGGAAACCGCCGAGGATATGGGATTCCGGACTACAAATATACCCTACGCCGACACATACAGCGCCATTCAGACCGGTGTCTGCGACGGATGGATCGGCGGATCGTCCCAGATAAACTATCTCAGCTTCAGAGACGTCATAGACTACTATATTCCCTATAACTGCCTCTTCGATCAGACTGCCTACATAATCAACAAGAAACTGTGGGAATCGATGAAGCCGGAGGAACAGAAGGCCCTTCTGGACGCGGTTAACGTCGAGGCGGACAAGAGTTTCGCCGACAGCACAGCTGAGGACCTGGAGTTCCAGAAGAAACTTGAAGAGGCCGGAGTGGAGATCATAGAGGTCTCCGACGGGGAGAGAGCTGCTCTTGCGAAACACATCAGAGCGACCACCTGGCCCAAACTGGCAAAGACCTACGGAGAGGAAACGCTGGAGAAAATAAAGAAAGACCTCTAGGTCGTGAGTTATCGGAAGCCGGCGAGGCTATCTCGTCGGCCTCCTATTATCGAGGGGGATAAATATATGCTTGCACTGGTCGAAAAGATAAAGAACTCCCCTCTATGGAGGGGCTTAATACGGTTCCAGCAGGTCCTCATGATACTCACCAGCGTCTTCGTGGTTTTGATAATGTGCTTCGAGGTGCTGTTACGGTACGTCTTCAAATCCGACCTGTTCGGCATAGAGGAGATAGTGGTCATTGCGGCGTTCTGGCTCTATCTCATAGGAAGTTCCTATGGAGTCTACGATAAAAGCCACGTCAAGGCGGACATAATACCTCAGCTTCTGCCCCTGAGGGCACAGGCTTTTCTATCCGTCTTGGTCAGGCTCACCACGACGGTGTTGTGCGTCGTATTCAGCTGGTGGGCGGTGGACATGGTGCTCTACAGCATCGAATGGATGCCAAGGACCACCGGACTCAGGA from Dethiosulfovibrio faecalis encodes the following:
- a CDS encoding IclR family transcriptional regulator, with protein sequence MSSLQKGLDILRLLADPPFSYTLSEMASATGMGKSGLYKILSSLREKNFVVQENSSKKYHLGPIVLRMGNVYSRLIGIEDLAEPVLSHLCQILGETVYISIWEGDRAYPACKKCRPGGIYDANDFIGKSVPINAGASAKLLAAYQDRDRIRKLLDESDLKPVTHYTVTSISEILEEYEVIRSQGYAVEDQSFSLGEWCLSVPIFDKNGEVHCALSVGAPRETISDDLIPMWLQRLKDGADEIGMQMQLRR
- the dctP gene encoding TRAP transporter substrate-binding protein DctP, with product MRKGFLAATLLGIMATVFCTTAIPGMAEAKGDKFKVAGISAPEYRGTKSLYAIKDKFEAATDGKIELDVFPANQLGDYTQVFEEIRRGSIEMGLIFLPSQFDVMLEVGSLPFLASTGEEMKKQLSPGSVVYDIIDKSLDKLGVKLLRLYGDGFIGVGIAKKPSNPTDPSADKDALIRVAPVAVYKETAEDMGFRTTNIPYADTYSAIQTGVCDGWIGGSSQINYLSFRDVIDYYIPYNCLFDQTAYIINKKLWESMKPEEQKALLDAVNVEADKSFADSTAEDLEFQKKLEEAGVEIIEVSDGERAALAKHIRATTWPKLAKTYGEETLEKIKKDL
- a CDS encoding TRAP transporter small permease, which codes for MLALVEKIKNSPLWRGLIRFQQVLMILTSVFVVLIMCFEVLLRYVFKSDLFGIEEIVVIAAFWLYLIGSSYGVYDKSHVKADIIPQLLPLRAQAFLSVLVRLTTTVLCVVFSWWAVDMVLYSIEWMPRTTGLRIPIFISQISILVGYILMSFYSLVYFLEDLGNFLSFEKEDKKGAFTS